Proteins encoded in a region of the Rutidosis leptorrhynchoides isolate AG116_Rl617_1_P2 chromosome 9, CSIRO_AGI_Rlap_v1, whole genome shotgun sequence genome:
- the LOC139867285 gene encoding zinc finger A20 and AN1 domain-containing stress-associated protein 4-like, whose product MAEEQEWHEPTNHVLCANNCGFFGSPTTHNFCSKCYKHHCLKEQQISTARSAVEKSLTPSLPSSSTSDALVSSVATDLNYVATVDQVVQKPQQRNRCGCCNKRVGLTGFTCRCGTTFCGTHRYPEFHDCTFDFKAMGKEAIEKANPVIKAAKLHKI is encoded by the coding sequence ATGGCTGAGGAACAGGAATGGCACGAGCCAACCAATCACGTACTATGTGCCAACAACTGCGGCTTTTTTGGTAGCCCTACCACCCACAATTTCTGCTCAAAATGCTACAAACATCATTGTCTCAAAGAACAACAAATCTCGACGGCCAGATCGGCCGTCGAGAAAAGCCTCACGCCGTCGCTACCATCTTCTTCAACCTCTGATGCATTGGTTTCTTCCGTCGCCACAGATCTAAATTATGTGGCGACTGTTGATCAGGTGGTCCAGAAACCACAACAGAGGAACAGGTGTGGTTGTTGTAACAAGCGCGTGGGACTCACGGGGTTTACGTGTAGGTGTGGGACCACGTTTTGTGGGACCCATCGGTACCCGGAGTTTCATGATTGTACATTTGATTTTAAAGCCATGGGAAAGGAAGCCATTGAGAAAGCCAACCCGGTAATCAAGGCTGCAAAGCTTCACAAGATTTGA
- the LOC139866245 gene encoding protein SUPPRESSOR OF K(+) TRANSPORT GROWTH DEFECT 1-like codes for MYSNFKEQAIVYVKQAVEEDTAGNYAKAFALYMNALEYFKTHLKYEKNPKLKEAITQKFTDYLRRAEEIRAVLEDGGGGKPSGIGGDTGVATRPKSNKKNGDDGEDAEQAKLRSGLNSAIIREKPNVAWNDVAGLQSAKQALQEAVILPVKFPQFFVGKRRPWRAFLLYGPPGTGKSYLAKAVATEADSTFFSISSSDLVSKWMGESEKLVSNLFQMARESAPSIIFIDEIDSLVGQRGEGNESEASRRIKTELLVQMQGVGNDDRKVLVLAATNTPYSLDQAIRRRFDKRIYIPLPDVKARQHMFKVHLGDTPHSLNDRDFEQLAYKTEGFSGSDIAVSVNEVLFEPVRKTQDAMFFIRTNEDIWVPCGPRHPGAIEITMQDLATQGLASKINPPPISRTDFDKVLARQKPTVSKSDLEVHDRFTREFGEEG; via the exons ATGTATAGCAATTTTAAGGAACAAGCAATAGTGTATGTAAAGCAAGCTGTAGAAGAAGATACAGCTGGCAATTATGCAAAAGCATTCGCATTATACATGAATGCGTTAGAATACTTTAAAACACATCTAAAGTATGAAAAGAATCCTAAGCTTAAAGAGGCAATTACACAAAAATTTACTGATTATTTGAGGAGAGCTGAGGAAATTAGGGCTGTGTTAGAGGACGGTGGAGGCGGTAAACCGTCGGGAATCGGTGGTGATACGGGGGTTGCTACGAGGCCGAAATCGAATAAAAAGAATGGTGATGATGGAGAGGATGCTGAACAGGCTAAACTTAGGTCAGGGCTTAATTCTGCGATTATTAGAGAGAAACCGAATGTTGCTTGGAATGATGTTGCTGGTCTTCAAAGTGCTAAGCAAGCGTTGCAGGAAGCGGTGATTTTGCCTGTGAAGTTTCCACAGTTTTTTGTTG GGAAGAGAAGGCCATGGAGAGCTTTTCTGTTGTACGGACCTCCGGGTACAGGAAAATCTTACTTGGCTAAAGCTGTGGCTACCGAAGCAGACTCTACTTTCTTTAG catttcttcttcagacttggtttcaAAATGGATGGGAGAAAGTGAAAAGTTAGTCTCAAATCTATTTCAAATGGCTCGAGAAAGTGCCCCTTCCATTATTTTTATTGATGAAATAGACTCGTTGGTTGGCCAACGTGGTGAAGGCAATGAGAGTGAAGCATCTCGTCGTATCAAAACTGAACTTCTTGTCCAGATGCAG GGTGTTGGGAATGATGATAGGAAAGTTCTTGTTCTTGCAGCTACAAACACACCGTATTCACTAGATCAG GCCATTAGGCGAAGATTTGACAAGCGAATTTATATTCCTCTACCAGATGTAAAGGCAAGACAGCACATGTTTAAG GTACACCTTGGTGATACACCTCATAGCCTAAATGATCGCGACTTTGAGCAATTGGCTTACAAAACCGAAGGGTTTTCTGGTTCAGATATTGCTGTATCT GTAAATGAAGTCCTGTTTGAACCTGTACGTAAAACGCAAGATGCTATGTTTTTTATAAGAACAAATGAAGACATTTGGGTGCCTTGTGGACCTCGACATCCGGGTGCCATTGAGATTACTATGCAGGATCTAGCGACCCAAGGGCTCGCATCAAAG ATTAATCCACCGCCGATTTCAAGAACAGATTTTGACAAAGTTTTAGCAAGGCAGAAACCTACGGTTAGCAAATCGGATCTTGAAGTGCATGACAGATTTACCAGAGAGTTTGGAGAAGAAGGTTGA